Below is a window of Candidatus Cetobacterium colombiensis DNA.
TTTATATATGACATTTCTTAACTCCTTCTAAAATTTTTTTCAATATATCTATATTTTTAAAAAAATGAAGATGCGGATACCCAGCTAATAAATTTTTATTTTTGTAACCGCACAACCACTCTCTTCCATCTTTTTTTAGAAGTTTAAACTCTCTTTTATCATTTCCAACTTCGTCTATAGTAGAATAATGAAATTCATGAGCCCTTCCTGTTAATTTTTCATAACTTAAATCTACATAACCAAATCTACTTATTAAAAGTTTTCCTGTCATTTTTATACTACAATCAACTAAATCAGCCATAGAATAAAATTTTTCATCTAAAGTTTTTATTCCTTTAGTGAGATACATAAATCCTCCACACTCTCCGTAAATAACTCCACCTTTTTCATGAAAACTTTTTAAGGAATTTTTAAATTCATTATTTTTTGATAACTCTTCCAAGTAATTTTCTGGGTATCCACCACCAAAATATAAAACATCTACATCTGGAATACACTTATCATCTATAGGAGAAAATTCTAAAAGTTCTACCCCCATTTTATTTAGTAGTTCTAAATTGTCCTCATAATAAAATGAAAATGCTTTATCTTTTGCAACTCCCACTTTTAAACCATTATATAAATTTTCTAAATTTTTAAATATATCTTCACCTTCAAAAGTTCTATTAAGATTTGCTATTTGTTTTATTTTTTCTAGATCTATTGTTTTCTTTATTTCTTGCTTTAACATCTCTTTTTTCTCTTCTAGATTTTGAACTTCATCTGCTTGTAATAAACCCAAATGTCTACTAGATATTCCTAACTCTTCGTTTTTTCTCAAATATCCTAAACAAGGAACTTTTGTATATTCTTCAATTGCCTCTTTTAACATTTCATAAAGTTTTTCACTGCTCACCCTATTTATTATAACTCCAGCAATTTTAACTCTTGGATCTAAATTCTTATATCCTAAAACTTCAGCAGCAATACTTGTACTTTTTCCAATGGCATCAACAACTAAAACAACTGGTAAATCTAATACTCTAGCTAAATGAGCAGTACTATAATTATCTAAGGAATTTCCAAGTCCATCATATAATCCCATTACTCCTTCAACTATAGAGATATCTTTTTGATGTTTAGAAAAGCTATACTTTACTCCCTCTTCTCCCATTAAAAACAAATCTAAATTATAACTTTTGTTTCCTGTCATAAATTTATGAAAACTTGGATCAATATAGTCAGGTCCAACTTTAAATGGAGAGACATTTTCAAAAGCTGCCATAAGTCCCATAGAAACTGTTGTTTTTCCTATTCCACTTCTTGTTCCAGCTAAAACAAACCCTTTCATTAATCTAACACCTTCTTTAAAGCTTTTAAAACTATCTCATTACTTTTTCTATCTTTTATAGCTAATCTAATGTAACTTTCATCTAAAAACATAAAATTCGAAGCATCTCTAACTAAAACTCCATTTTCTATCATTTTTTTTCTAAAAGTTTTTGCAGTGTCATCTAGTAATTTTACTAAAATAAAATTTGTTTTTGTTTCAGTTGGAGCTATTTTAGAAATCTTACATAATTCTTTATAAAACCAGATTTTTTCATCTTTTATCCAACTTTCAGTTTCACGTATGTAAAGATTATCTAAAAGCATTGTTTTTCCTGCTATTTCAGCTACACCATTTACACTCCAAGGCTCCCTAATATCTTTTATATCTTTCAATACATTTTCATCATAAGTCAAACCATAACCTAATCTCACACCTGGAAGTGCAAAAAACTTTGTTAAAGCTCTTAAAATAAAAATATTTTTGTGCTTTAATAAAAAAGCTGTTTTTTCTTTCCAATCTTCTACAAACTCTATAAATGCTTCATCTATAAAAAGTTTTTTATTTTTCTGCTTTAAAAAATTAGCTATTTTCTCTATTTTTTCTAAATTTTGAAATTGTCCTGTGGGATTATTTGGATTACACATCACTACAACATCTTCATCAGTTATAAAATCCATCAATAAATTTTCATTTAAAGAAAAATCTTTGCTTAATGGAAAAAATTTAATATCTTTTCCAGCTACTTTAGCAGCTCTTTCATATTCTGCGAAAGTAGGAGCTATTATTAGAACTTTTTTTGCTTTTACAGCCTTCATATATAAAAATAAAACCTCTGTTGCTCCGTTTCCTACAACAACATTTTCCATACTACAATTGTTATAGTCTCCAATAGCTGTTCTTAATTCTACATAATCTATATCTGGATATTTTTCCAGTAATTCAAAATTTTCTATAACTGCTTTTTTAAAACTTTCAGGAACTCCCAAAGGATTTATATTTGAACTATAATCTAAAACCTCTATTCCTTTTTCTCTTTTTAAACTATAAATATTTCCACCATGTAAATCCATAAACTCACTTCCTACTCTCTTATACTAAACTTAATAACAATGTAAATAAAACTATTCCAACTAAAGATGTTATAAACATTATTTTATAACACTTCTTTATATCTTCCATTTGAAACTCTTTTAATTTATCTCCTATTGTTGGTTTTTCAAAATATTTTCCAAAATACTTTGTTCTTCCACCAAATTGAACTCCTATAGCTCCTGCAAACACCGATTCAGGATGACCTGAGTTTGGACTTGAATGATTTTTTCTATCTCTAAAAAATATTTTTAAAGGTTTTTTTATTCCCATCCCCAATATAAATGTTGCCATTGGAATTATTATTAAACCTGAAATTCTTGCAGGTATAAAATTAAATAAATCATCTATTTTTGCTGAAATCATTCCAAAATCTTTATATTTTTCATTTTTATATCCAACCATTGAATCTAAAGTATTTATAGCTTTATAACCCATTGCCAATGGAAGGGCTAAAGAAGTTCCATCTATTATAATTAAACTTCCTAAAAATGCATAAAACATTGGAGCAATTATACCATCCACACTATTTTCAGCAATTGTTTCCATTGTACTTCTAACAACTTGGATTTCATCCATTTCTCCAGTATCTCGACTCACTAAATATGATAACTCTTTTTGAGCTCTTTCTAAATCTCCACTTTTTAAAATTTTATAAACTTTAATTCCTTCAGCTCCTAAGCTTTTTGTAGCTAAGGTTGTATATAAAAGAAAAATTTCCAAATATTGAGAAGATTTACTTAAATAATATGAAGTAATAGCTGTTGTTAATACAACTACTAATGTTAGAACTCCTCCAAAAAAAATTTTACTTTTAAATTTATAAATCCTATTTTCTATAAAAGTTATATATTTTCCAATTAACCTAACTGGATGAGGAAACCATTGAGGATCTCCAAAAATTAAATCCATCATATAAGCTATCCAAAATTTTGTAATAAAACTCATTAATTTTCCTCCAAAATTTTATATATAGCTTCTATATCAACATTTTCTCTAAAGATTTTTTCTAATTTATCTATCTCTCCAATTCTATATTCATCAAAGGATATATTGCTTACTTTTCTTTCAAGTCCCTTTTTTTCTCTTAATTTATTTAAAATAAAATCTGTAAACTCCAAATTATCAAAAATTCCATGAAGATATGTTCCAAAAATATTATCTTTCGAAGTCGCTACTAACCTGTCATCTAAAGTTAAAGATTCTTCTTGTCCAGATGTAACACCTTGATGAATTTCATATCCTTTTACTTCTATGTCTCCTAAGCCTTTTAAAAATTCACCTTTCCCTTTTAAAATTCCGCTATATTGGGTTGTCACCTTTTCTTTTTCCATTGTAGTTTCTATATCTAAAAGTCCTAAACCAGGTAGCTCCTTTATGTCTCCCTCTATACCATACGGGTCTAAAACTTTACCACCTAACATTTGAAATCCACCACATATTCCTATAATTGGAGTTCCTTTTCTTGATAACTTTATCAGCTCTTGAGCCATTCCTTTTTCTTTTAAATCCTTTAAATCATCTATTGTATTTTTAGATCCTGGAATTATTATTAAATCTTCATTTCCTAGTTCATAAAATGATGTTATATAATTTATATTCACATCTTCATTTATTGACAAAGCATCTATATCAGTAAAATTTGAAAGATGTTTTAATTTTATTACTGAAATGTTTATATTGTTATTATTTGTTTTTATTTTATTAAATTTTTCTGTAACTCCATCCTCATCCTCTATGTCTAGTTCAAAGTATGGCATAACTCCTAAAATTGGAACTCCTGTTAATTCCTCTATTTTTTCTAAACCTGGTCTTAATATATCAACATTTCCCCTAAACTTGTTAATTATTACTCCTTTTACTCTTTCTCTTTCCTCTGGCTCCATTAGAGAAATGGTTCCATAAATAGATGCAAAAACTCCACCTCTATCTATATCTGCAACTAAGATAACTGGAGCATCAATCATTTGAGCCAATCCCATGTTCACTATGTCATCTTGTTTGATATTTAACTCTACAGGACTTCCTGCTCCTTCTATAACACATATTTCACTTTCATTTTTAAGTTCATCATATGCATCCATTATCTCTTTTTTTAAATTAGATTTAAACTTACCATATTCAAATCCTCCCATATTACCTATAGATTTTCCATTTAAAATAACTTGGATTCTTCGATCACCTGTAGGTTTTAATAAAATTGGATTCATTTTGTAATGGGCATCTTTATCACATGCTATAGCTTGAAGTGCTTGAGCTCTTCCCATTTCATGTCCTTCTTTTGTTATATAAGAGTTTAAAGCCATATTTTGAGATTTAAAAGGTGAGACAGTATATCCATCTTTAAAAAATACTCTACATAAGCCTGTTACTGTTATACTCTTCCCTGCTCCTGAAGATGTCCCAACAACCATTATATTCTTATGTTTCATTATATCGTCTCCTAACGTTTTGAAGTTTAGCGGAAATATAAAAATGCAAAAAATGAATAGACTATTGCTAATTAGAAAT
It encodes the following:
- a CDS encoding cobyric acid synthase, giving the protein MKHKNIMVVGTSSGAGKSITVTGLCRVFFKDGYTVSPFKSQNMALNSYITKEGHEMGRAQALQAIACDKDAHYKMNPILLKPTGDRRIQVILNGKSIGNMGGFEYGKFKSNLKKEIMDAYDELKNESEICVIEGAGSPVELNIKQDDIVNMGLAQMIDAPVILVADIDRGGVFASIYGTISLMEPEERERVKGVIINKFRGNVDILRPGLEKIEELTGVPILGVMPYFELDIEDEDGVTEKFNKIKTNNNNINISVIKLKHLSNFTDIDALSINEDVNINYITSFYELGNEDLIIIPGSKNTIDDLKDLKEKGMAQELIKLSRKGTPIIGICGGFQMLGGKVLDPYGIEGDIKELPGLGLLDIETTMEKEKVTTQYSGILKGKGEFLKGLGDIEVKGYEIHQGVTSGQEESLTLDDRLVATSKDNIFGTYLHGIFDNLEFTDFILNKLREKKGLERKVSNISFDEYRIGEIDKLEKIFRENVDIEAIYKILEEN
- a CDS encoding pyridoxal phosphate-dependent aminotransferase, yielding MDLHGGNIYSLKREKGIEVLDYSSNINPLGVPESFKKAVIENFELLEKYPDIDYVELRTAIGDYNNCSMENVVVGNGATEVLFLYMKAVKAKKVLIIAPTFAEYERAAKVAGKDIKFFPLSKDFSLNENLLMDFITDEDVVVMCNPNNPTGQFQNLEKIEKIANFLKQKNKKLFIDEAFIEFVEDWKEKTAFLLKHKNIFILRALTKFFALPGVRLGYGLTYDENVLKDIKDIREPWSVNGVAEIAGKTMLLDNLYIRETESWIKDEKIWFYKELCKISKIAPTETKTNFILVKLLDDTAKTFRKKMIENGVLVRDASNFMFLDESYIRLAIKDRKSNEIVLKALKKVLD
- the cbiB gene encoding adenosylcobinamide-phosphate synthase CbiB; amino-acid sequence: MSFITKFWIAYMMDLIFGDPQWFPHPVRLIGKYITFIENRIYKFKSKIFFGGVLTLVVVLTTAITSYYLSKSSQYLEIFLLYTTLATKSLGAEGIKVYKILKSGDLERAQKELSYLVSRDTGEMDEIQVVRSTMETIAENSVDGIIAPMFYAFLGSLIIIDGTSLALPLAMGYKAINTLDSMVGYKNEKYKDFGMISAKIDDLFNFIPARISGLIIIPMATFILGMGIKKPLKIFFRDRKNHSSPNSGHPESVFAGAIGVQFGGRTKYFGKYFEKPTIGDKLKEFQMEDIKKCYKIMFITSLVGIVLFTLLLSLV
- a CDS encoding cobyrinate a,c-diamide synthase; this encodes MKGFVLAGTRSGIGKTTVSMGLMAAFENVSPFKVGPDYIDPSFHKFMTGNKSYNLDLFLMGEEGVKYSFSKHQKDISIVEGVMGLYDGLGNSLDNYSTAHLARVLDLPVVLVVDAIGKSTSIAAEVLGYKNLDPRVKIAGVIINRVSSEKLYEMLKEAIEEYTKVPCLGYLRKNEELGISSRHLGLLQADEVQNLEEKKEMLKQEIKKTIDLEKIKQIANLNRTFEGEDIFKNLENLYNGLKVGVAKDKAFSFYYEDNLELLNKMGVELLEFSPIDDKCIPDVDVLYFGGGYPENYLEELSKNNEFKNSLKSFHEKGGVIYGECGGFMYLTKGIKTLDEKFYSMADLVDCSIKMTGKLLISRFGYVDLSYEKLTGRAHEFHYSTIDEVGNDKREFKLLKKDGREWLCGYKNKNLLAGYPHLHFFKNIDILKKILEGVKKCHI